A stretch of Aureispira sp. CCB-E DNA encodes these proteins:
- a CDS encoding zinc-dependent peptidase, whose translation MHLSKKKTQLNQFLALLFSAIIGACYLLVISSLDNLSDTIYYILLAIGALVCFNTYSIFTKKYRERNALVKTPFPENWRKILEQYVVFYQALTPEEKKRFETEIQIFLHETRVTGVQTEVDDMTLVLAAASAEIPVFGFPEWEYDNLGEILIYPGPFTKDFRTDGPGRTVTGMVGTGLMQGIMILSKPALIAGFTNPNDKKNVGIHEFVHLLDASDGKYDGIPERFMEHQYIAPWLEIIRKETERIQEGKSSMNPYGATNRVEFFAVASEYFFEHPKALQKNKPELYEILSHVFQQDTKNRLKTAFKSMLNYTGNKVGRNDPCPCGSGKKYKQCCLKNARMY comes from the coding sequence ATGCATTTATCTAAAAAGAAAACCCAATTAAATCAATTTTTAGCGTTACTCTTTTCCGCCATTATAGGCGCTTGTTATCTGCTTGTCATAAGCAGCTTGGACAATCTATCTGATACTATTTACTATATTTTGTTAGCTATAGGAGCATTAGTCTGTTTTAATACGTATAGCATTTTTACAAAAAAATACAGAGAACGAAATGCCTTAGTCAAAACTCCTTTTCCCGAAAATTGGCGTAAAATACTAGAACAATATGTCGTTTTTTATCAAGCATTAACACCAGAAGAAAAGAAACGTTTTGAAACAGAAATTCAAATTTTTCTACATGAAACGAGGGTAACAGGAGTTCAGACAGAGGTGGATGATATGACTTTGGTATTGGCAGCAGCTAGCGCCGAAATTCCTGTTTTTGGCTTTCCTGAATGGGAATATGATAATTTAGGGGAAATTTTAATTTATCCCGGTCCCTTTACCAAAGATTTTAGAACAGATGGTCCAGGGAGAACAGTGACAGGAATGGTGGGCACAGGGCTTATGCAAGGTATTATGATTCTTTCCAAACCTGCATTAATTGCGGGTTTTACCAATCCTAACGATAAAAAAAATGTGGGCATCCATGAGTTTGTTCATTTATTAGATGCTTCAGATGGGAAATATGATGGCATTCCAGAACGTTTTATGGAACATCAATATATTGCTCCATGGTTGGAGATTATTCGCAAAGAAACCGAACGCATACAAGAAGGAAAATCGAGTATGAACCCTTACGGTGCTACCAATCGAGTAGAGTTTTTTGCAGTCGCTTCTGAATATTTCTTTGAACATCCAAAGGCTTTGCAGAAAAATAAACCTGAGTTGTATGAAATCTTGAGCCATGTATTCCAACAAGACACCAAGAATAGGCTTAAAACTGCTTTTAAATCCATGCTAAATTATACGGGAAACAAAGTTGGTCGCAACGATCCTTGCCCTTGTGGTAGTGGAAAAAAATATAAACAGTGCTGCTTGAAGAATGCTCGTATGTATTAG
- a CDS encoding cytochrome C biosynthesis protein: MNKQSTIARISWAICLLIGIVLSLKALREPDLWWMYRTGEWMLEHGQVTKTDPFSYTFAGTEWINVKWLFEILITVGKNWFGVEFIFVFQALVTILILTFFYKTTNIIHQYTFNQPSYQNRPFAGLIFTALLMLFTIDYRLIGRPEMTSHAMVAIYLWLFWKQHYRPSSKLILLLIPLQVLWTNMHEAFGIGMVLMLAYLGATWLHYIYAQKKQWQVDTPELLSIAVLGALLAVSFNPRGIQMWWHPFEIFNQLGKNQYTTELASIWKLSYWEKQAYLNLLFLGVSLLFIFFYPFIQKKKRLSQEVKTTPVSQKKTKKTKKTQKKSTPQKHNSKLGLVAWFDSNVQKFGLGNGLLFFMLFYLSITAYRNIPFFILAAAPLFAIGMEYLFRKINAAKWIYPVLLVLGICFYGAVITGKYHEWSNSRDTYGLQVLSSHNPIGAAEFIQQHEIKGTCFSDYLTSAYLLWKLQPDFKTYIDLRDLDIFPTDFFTDFAKVTNIPSEFEAKDDSLNFNYVVLFRPKFQSLHQYLLTSTNYELVFVDPVASVYLKNTPQNKALIQQYGFTRNGFKDLFSDLKPVAASSTSYFISKVFNPLYTPTNYSETDEDAIAGSYYLSLQQTNLAFERAKASVLAGVEPWKGYELLGNIYNNAAFNSAIEDSLKQSYIQQAAYQYTQAIKAKPDYVSAIVGQATLSLQQQDFPVAIHLLNQAIAIDSDYAPAIQYLGLCYKILANQNGQDRANTQKWLDYSLQLNRITPDNPTILLDIGIAYCYLGNCSKAVEYLKGIMTIPGLPPEEFKTATRCIKNCGS; encoded by the coding sequence ATGAACAAACAATCAACCATTGCACGTATCAGTTGGGCAATTTGTCTTTTAATAGGCATTGTACTTAGTCTCAAAGCCTTGAGAGAACCTGACCTTTGGTGGATGTACCGCACAGGAGAATGGATGTTGGAACATGGGCAAGTCACCAAAACAGATCCATTTTCTTATACTTTTGCAGGTACAGAATGGATTAATGTAAAATGGTTGTTTGAAATTCTCATTACAGTTGGTAAAAATTGGTTTGGGGTGGAATTTATTTTTGTATTTCAAGCCTTGGTTACTATTTTGATCTTAACCTTTTTCTATAAAACGACCAACATAATCCATCAATACACTTTCAACCAACCAAGCTATCAAAACAGACCATTTGCTGGGCTTATTTTTACAGCATTATTAATGCTTTTTACAATTGACTATCGTCTGATTGGTCGTCCAGAAATGACGAGTCACGCTATGGTTGCCATTTATTTGTGGTTGTTTTGGAAACAACATTACCGCCCTTCTTCGAAATTAATTTTGTTGCTAATTCCCTTACAGGTACTTTGGACCAATATGCACGAGGCTTTTGGAATAGGAATGGTTTTGATGCTAGCTTATTTGGGGGCTACATGGCTACATTATATCTATGCTCAAAAAAAACAATGGCAGGTAGATACTCCCGAACTGTTATCTATAGCCGTTTTAGGGGCATTATTAGCTGTTTCATTCAATCCTAGAGGAATTCAAATGTGGTGGCATCCATTTGAAATTTTTAACCAGTTGGGAAAAAACCAATACACCACAGAACTAGCTTCTATTTGGAAATTGAGCTACTGGGAAAAACAAGCTTATCTCAATTTACTTTTCTTAGGTGTTAGCTTACTATTTATCTTTTTCTATCCCTTTATTCAGAAAAAAAAGCGCTTATCTCAAGAAGTTAAGACAACACCCGTTTCTCAGAAAAAAACAAAAAAAACTAAGAAAACCCAAAAAAAATCAACACCACAAAAGCACAACTCAAAGCTTGGTTTAGTCGCTTGGTTTGACAGCAATGTGCAGAAGTTTGGTTTGGGTAATGGCTTGCTCTTTTTTATGCTGTTCTATTTAAGTATCACTGCTTATCGGAACATTCCATTTTTCATTTTAGCGGCAGCCCCTCTTTTTGCAATTGGGATGGAATATTTGTTTAGAAAAATAAATGCAGCCAAATGGATTTATCCTGTATTATTAGTTCTTGGTATATGTTTTTACGGAGCTGTTATAACAGGCAAGTATCATGAATGGTCTAACTCTAGAGACACTTATGGTTTGCAGGTCTTGTCCAGCCACAATCCTATTGGTGCTGCGGAATTCATTCAACAACACGAGATCAAGGGCACTTGTTTTTCAGATTATCTAACATCAGCTTATCTATTGTGGAAATTACAACCTGATTTTAAAACCTATATAGATTTGCGAGATTTGGATATTTTTCCAACAGATTTTTTTACCGACTTTGCAAAAGTTACCAATATTCCTTCTGAATTTGAAGCAAAGGATGATTCTTTGAATTTCAACTATGTCGTTTTGTTTAGACCTAAATTTCAGTCCTTGCACCAATATCTACTAACTTCCACCAACTATGAATTAGTCTTTGTCGATCCTGTTGCCTCTGTTTATTTGAAAAACACCCCTCAAAACAAAGCCTTAATTCAGCAATATGGATTTACAAGAAATGGGTTTAAGGACTTATTTTCAGATTTAAAGCCTGTCGCAGCTTCTAGCACCTCTTATTTTATTAGCAAAGTTTTTAATCCTCTTTATACCCCTACCAATTACTCAGAGACAGACGAAGATGCAATTGCAGGATCTTACTATCTGAGTTTGCAACAAACTAACTTAGCTTTTGAACGCGCCAAAGCATCTGTTTTGGCCGGTGTTGAACCTTGGAAAGGCTATGAGCTTTTAGGTAATATTTATAATAATGCTGCATTCAATAGCGCAATAGAAGATTCCTTAAAACAGAGCTATATTCAGCAAGCAGCCTATCAGTATACTCAAGCGATTAAAGCAAAACCTGATTATGTTAGTGCCATTGTAGGGCAAGCAACCTTATCTTTGCAACAACAAGATTTTCCTGTGGCTATCCATCTCCTCAACCAAGCTATTGCCATTGATTCAGACTATGCCCCAGCAATTCAATATTTAGGTCTATGTTATAAAATTTTAGCCAACCAAAATGGGCAAGATAGAGCCAATACTCAAAAATGGTTGGATTATAGTTTGCAACTCAATCGTATTACTCCTGATAACCCTACAATTTTACTAGATATAGGCATTGCATATTGTTATTTGGGCAACTGTTCTAAGGCTGTAGAATACTTAAAAGGTATTATGACCATACCTGGACTCCCCCCCGAAGAATTTAAAACTGCAACACGTTGTATTAAAAACTGCGGCAGTTAA
- the kdsA gene encoding 3-deoxy-8-phosphooctulonate synthase: MIHPRSKESYNTMNLYKKLQEKPFLIAGPCVIESEELVLEVARFLKKIQEKFSDFVIIFKASFDKANRTSVDAFRGPGLEKGLAILTKVKEVYGLPILTDIHEPKQAKAAAKVVDILQIPAFLCRQTDLLLAASATNCIVNIKKAQFLSGKDMMHVVNKVSSTGNHQILLTERGTMFGYNNLVVDYTGILDMMEYGYPVVMDATHSVQKPGGAGGKSGGNRAYAPLLAQAAAAIGIRGYFVETHPSPDLALSDGPNMLALNDLEKLLINLQKIHQLQLS; the protein is encoded by the coding sequence ATGATTCACCCACGAAGTAAAGAAAGTTATAACACTATGAATTTGTACAAAAAACTCCAAGAAAAGCCTTTTTTGATTGCAGGACCTTGTGTCATAGAATCAGAAGAATTGGTCTTGGAAGTAGCAAGATTTTTAAAAAAAATACAAGAAAAGTTTTCTGACTTCGTTATTATTTTCAAAGCATCTTTTGATAAAGCCAATAGAACATCTGTAGACGCTTTTAGAGGACCAGGCTTAGAAAAAGGATTGGCTATTTTAACAAAAGTAAAAGAGGTGTATGGGTTACCTATTTTGACAGATATCCATGAACCTAAACAAGCCAAAGCAGCTGCAAAGGTCGTTGATATTTTGCAAATTCCAGCGTTTCTTTGTCGACAAACCGACTTGCTATTGGCAGCGTCTGCTACTAATTGCATCGTTAATATAAAAAAAGCACAGTTTTTATCAGGCAAAGACATGATGCATGTTGTTAACAAAGTAAGCTCTACTGGCAATCACCAAATTCTATTGACCGAAAGAGGCACAATGTTTGGCTATAATAACTTGGTAGTAGATTATACTGGTATTTTGGATATGATGGAATATGGCTATCCTGTTGTAATGGATGCTACCCATTCGGTACAAAAACCAGGGGGAGCAGGAGGCAAAAGCGGAGGCAATCGTGCTTATGCTCCTTTGTTGGCTCAAGCTGCTGCTGCTATTGGTATTCGGGGCTACTTTGTGGAGACACACCCTTCTCCTGACCTAGCCTTATCGGATGGACCTAATATGCTAGCATTAAATGATTTAGAAAAATTATTAATCAACCTTCAAAAAATACATCAACTTCAACTCTCCTAA